Proteins encoded by one window of Enterobacter hormaechei subsp. xiangfangensis:
- the kdpC gene encoding potassium-transporting ATPase subunit KdpC yields MTMLRPAILLFILLSLITGGLYPLMTTALGQWWFQDQANGSLIIQNGENRGSRLIGQNFTDPRYFQGRPSATAESPYNPMASGGSNLAGSNPDLDKAIAERVAALRAANPQASREVPVELVTASASGLDYSLTPDAVAWQIPRVAAARQLTVEQVSQLVAEHTQKPLVSFIGMPVVNIVELNLALDALRKN; encoded by the coding sequence ATGACGATGTTACGTCCCGCTATACTGTTGTTTATTCTGCTGTCTCTGATTACCGGCGGGCTTTACCCGCTGATGACTACCGCGCTGGGCCAGTGGTGGTTTCAGGATCAGGCCAACGGCTCGCTGATTATCCAGAACGGTGAAAACCGCGGCTCGCGTCTGATTGGGCAGAACTTTACGGACCCACGCTACTTCCAGGGACGCCCTTCCGCCACTGCGGAAAGCCCGTATAATCCAATGGCCTCCGGCGGCAGCAATCTGGCGGGCAGTAACCCTGACCTGGACAAAGCCATTGCTGAACGCGTTGCCGCCCTGCGCGCTGCTAATCCGCAGGCCAGCCGTGAGGTGCCGGTTGAGCTGGTCACCGCCTCCGCGAGCGGGCTGGATTACAGCCTGACGCCGGACGCGGTGGCCTGGCAGATCCCACGCGTGGCCGCCGCCCGTCAGCTGACCGTCGAGCAGGTGAGCCAGCTGGTTGCAGAACATACGCAAAAGCCGCTGGTCAGCTTCATCGGCATGCCGGTAGTGAACATTGTTGAGCTGAATCTGGCGCTGGATGCGCTAAGGAAGAACTAA